A window of Sander vitreus isolate 19-12246 chromosome 18, sanVit1, whole genome shotgun sequence contains these coding sequences:
- the LOC144533327 gene encoding myristoylated alanine-rich C-kinase substrate-like: MGAQLSKTTGKAETAAEKPGEAAASPTKTNGQENGHVKVNGDASPAAAENGKEEVQANGSAAAEESPKEEDKPAEAAPAEKEAADGETVEAASPAPAEGEEAVAKTEDGATPSASNETPKKKKKRFSFKKSFKLSGFSFKKTKKETGEGAENEEEAVAAASTEEAKAESAEGAEAASEEAKPAAEGEAAPAAEPAKDQVEAEPEAAAAPAEKPAEEAKEAAPPAEEPKAEEPKAEEPKAEEPKAEEKPAEEAPKTEEAAPASQEAASAEAPAASAE, from the exons ATGGGAGCGCAATTGTCCAAGACAACTGGAAAGGCCGAAACTGCGGCGGAGAAGCCCGGAGAGGCTGCTGCTTCACCCACCAAGACCAACGGACAG GAAAACGGCCATGTCAAAGTGAACGGGGACGCCTCTCCTGCAGCAGCCGAAAACGGCAAAGAGGAGGTGCAGGCCAACGGCAGCGCCGCGGCCGAGGAGAGCCCCAAGGAGGAGGACAAACCGGCCGAGGCGGCCCCCGCTGAGAAGGAAGCTGCGGATGGGGAGACGGTAGAGGCAGCGTCCCCTGCTCCTGCTGAGGGAGAGGAGGCGGTGGCAAAGACGGAGGACGGCGCCACGCCTTCCGCCAGCAACGAAACccccaagaagaagaagaagcggTTCTCCTTCAAGAAGTCGTTCAAGCTCAGCGGCTTCTCATTCAAGAAGACCAAAAAGGAGACGGGCGAGGGAGCGGAGAATGAGGAGgaggcagtggcagcagcatcCACTGAGGAGGCCAAGGCCGAGAGCGCAGAGGGAGCGGAGGCTGCGAGTGAGGAGGCCAAGCCCGCCGCCGAGGGGGAGGCCGCACCCGCCGCGGAGCCCGCCAAGGACCAGGTAGAGGCCGAGCCAGAGGCGGCTGCAGCGCCCGCAGAGAAACCCGCCGAGGAGGCCAAGGAGGCGGCACCGCCCGCCGAGGAGCCAAAGGCAGAAGAGCCAAAGGCAGAAGAGCCAAAGGCGGAGGAGCCAAAGGCAGAGGAGAAGCCGGCCGAGGAGGCGCCCAAAACAGAGGAGGCCGCCCCGGCCTCGCAGGAAGCAGCGTCGGCTGAGGCTCCAGCAGCTTCGGCTGAataa